Proteins co-encoded in one Setaria viridis chromosome 9, Setaria_viridis_v4.0, whole genome shotgun sequence genomic window:
- the LOC117838982 gene encoding cytochrome P450 89A2 — MGTQLLLLAALLLLPLAALLLARQRGVRGGKSGARVPPGPPGLPFLGNLLLLRRSSSDVEALLRRLVARYGPVVSLRVGSTLSIFISDRRVAHAALVGSGAALADRPAFTRALLGDNGNTISRSSYGPVWRLLRRNLVAETLHASRVKLFGPARAWVRRVLAEMLGREAEEARAQARAPPPVMETFRYAMFCLLVLMCFGERLDEPAVRDIAAAQQAWLMFMGQNATVLAFWPALTRILFRGGLQKGLDARRRQKELFVPLIEARRERKKQLDSPVGGGAAAEAPEKETTFGHSYVDTLLDIRLADEGNRALTDEEMVNLCSEFLTAGTDTTSTALQWIMAELVKNPAIQEKLYGEIKAACGGEQEEVGEEDTHRMPYLKAVVLEGLRRHPPAHFLLAHKAAEDIEVGGYLIPKGATVNFTVAEMGWDEREWDRPREFVPERFLPGGDGEGVDVTGSREIKMMPFGVGRRICAGLGIAMLHLEYFVANLVREFEWKGVPGEEVDLVETREFTTVMKKPLRARLLRRTAG; from the coding sequence ATGGGCAcacagctcctcctcctcgccgccctcctcctcctgcccctcgccgccctcctgcTCGCGAGGCAGCGCGGGGTCCGCGGGGGCAAGAGCGGCGCCCGCGTCCCGCCGGGCCCACCGGGCCTGCCGTTCCTCGGCAACCTGCTCCTGCTGAGGCGCTCCTCGTCCGACGTGGAGGCCCTGCTCCGGCGCCTCGTCGCGCGGTACGGCCCCGTTGTGTCCCTGCGCGTGGGCTCCACCCTGTCGATCTTCATCTCCGACCGCCGCGTCGCGCACGCCGCCCTGGTCGGGAgcggcgccgcgctcgccgacCGCCCCGCGTTCACGCGCGCGCTCCTGGGGGACAACGGCAACACCATCTCGCGCTCCAGCTACGGGCCCGtgtggcgcctcctccgccgcaacCTCGTCGCCGAGACGCTGCACGCGTCGCGGGTGAAGCTGTTCGGGCCGGCCCGCGCCTGGGTGCGCCGCGTGCTCGCGGAGATGCTCGGGCGGGAGGCCGAGGAGGCCAGGGCCCAGGCGCGGGCGCCGCCCCCCGTGATGGAGACTTTCCGGTACGCCATGTTCTGCCTCCTGGTGCTCATGTGCTTCGGCGAGCGGCTGGATGAGCCGGCGGTGCgcgacatcgccgccgcgcagCAGGCCTGGCTCATGTTCATGGGCCAGAACGCCACCGTGCTCGCGTTCTGGCCGGCGCTGACCAGGATCCTCTTCCGCGGCGGCCTCCAGAAGGGGCTCGATGCGCGGCGGCGCCAGAAGGAGCTCTTCGTGCCACTCATCGAGGCGCGCCGGGAGCGCAAGAAGCAGCTGGACAGCCCAGTTGGTGGCGgggccgccgcggaggcgccGGAGAAGGAGACGACGTTCGGGCACTCGTACGTGGACACGCTGCTCGACATCAGGCTCGCCGACGAGGGGAACCGCGCGCTGACCGACGAAGAGATGGTGAACCTCTGCTCCGAGTTCCTCACCGCCGGGACCGACACGACGTCCACGGCGCTGCAGTGGATCATGGCGGAGCTCGTCAAGAACCCGGCCATCCAGGAGAAGCTCTACGGCGAGATCaaggcggcgtgcggcggcgagcAAGAGGAGGTTGGCGAGGAGGACACGCACAGGATGCCGTACCTCAAGGCCGTCGTCCTCGAGGGCCTACGCCGGCACCCTCCGGCGCACTTCCTGCTGGCGCACAAGGCGGCTGAGGACATCGAGGTCGGCGGGTACCTAATCCCCAAGGGTGCGACGGTGAACTTCACGGTGGCGGAGATGGGCTGGGACGAGCGGGAGTGGGACAGGCCCAGAGAGTTTGTGCCGGAGCGATTCCtgcccggcggcgacggcgagggcgtgGACGTGACGGGCAGCagggagatcaagatgatgccgTTCGGCGTCGGCCGGCGGATCTGCGCCGGGCTCGGCATCGCCATGCTTCACTTGGAGTACTTCGTGGCCAACTTGGTCAGGGAATTCGAGTGGAAGGGGGTGCCCGGCGAGGAGGTGGACTTGGTCGAGACGCGCGAGTTCACCACCGTCATGAAGAAACCACTCCGCGCGCGGCTGCTGCGCAGAACCGCTGGCTGA